The Algoriphagus halophilus sequence ATCTGTTTTGACCAACACCAAATCTGCTCCACCAATATTCTTTTTGTCTAAATCATAATCTAGAGAATTTGAAACCCCCAACACTATTAAATCATTGGAATTAGGAGATTTAATCAATGAAAATCCACGATCATCTTCACTTCCTCCAAAAATTCTTATCCCACCTAAACCACTACCAAACTGGCTTAATTTCATCATGAACATGTTATAGTTGCCAAATCCATAATTACTAAAGTCACCATCGCGAGAGGTAGTAGAACCTAACACCACCAACTGGCTACCAAGCTCCACTACATCATATCCAACGTCAACTCCTGATCCACTATACACAGAACTAGATAATTGACTTCCATTTGGATCAGTAGCCACTACATACAGATCTTCTTGATTTAAAGCTCCATTTGGCTGCTGAGTACCTAAAAATATAATCGTGCCATTGGAAGTTTCATATACCTTAATAGCTTCCTCATCTTTGTAAGTACCATAATTCCTTGTCCATAGTAAATTTCCAGAAGGGGAAATCCACATGGTCATCATATCCTTTCCCCCTGAATTACCTCCTTGAATATTGTTACAGCAAGTCCCATCAGAAGTTGCTAATAAAATATATGCCCCTTGCTTGGATTGGATCATTGACTTTGAAAAAACCTCAGTGTTGCTAGAACCAAAACTATTCATCCAAATTACGTCTCCAGACTGACTTAATTTAATATGAAATACATCAGTAGTACCATTTAGTTTATTTGCAAAATCGCCATCGGACGAAGAAAAAGAACCACTAACTGAATAGGTTCCATCATTGTTTTCGATAATTGAACTGGCATATTCATCTTTACTTCCTCCAAATACCTTGACCCATTCTACTGACAATTCAGAAGTAAGTTGGATCACAAAGGCATCACTCCCTCCTTTTGTTAAACCTTCAAAAATTCCATCAGAAGAATTAGTTGTACCTGCAATCAGGTATCTACCACCAGAGACTTTAATCACTTTTGCAAGTACATCATCGTTTGAGCCCCCTAGAACTAAAGTTGAAATTTTTGGAACAAATGTAGCAGTGATTTGTAGTTCTTTATCTACGGAAAATTGCAGGGGAACTAAAGTTCCACTAGCATCACCTGACCATTCACTAAATA is a genomic window containing:
- a CDS encoding InlB B-repeat-containing protein, producing the protein MARKKSFSILVLINLLFFGSCESEDPVKTYLLSVSVSPEYSGTITYPTNPIQEGEVVELIPVPHPNWVFKQWEQDVTGTSNPLNVLMDSDKTITGVFVKRDYPLSITIQGEGTVVESIIQNPSGREYPHGTLVSLVPVPKEGWVFSEWSGDASGTLVPLQFSVDKELQITATFVPKISTLVLGGSNDDVLAKVIKVSGGRYLIAGTTNSSDGIFEGLTKGGSDAFVIQLTSELSVEWVKVFGGSKDEYASSIIENNDGTYSVSGSFSSSDGDFANKLNGTTDVFHIKLSQSGDVIWMNSFGSSNTEVFSKSMIQSKQGAYILLATSDGTCCNNIQGGNSGGKDMMTMWISPSGNLLWTRNYGTYKDEEAIKVYETSNGTIIFLGTQQPNGALNQEDLYVVATDPNGSQLSSSVYSGSGVDVGYDVVELGSQLVVLGSTTSRDGDFSNYGFGNYNMFMMKLSQFGSGLGGIRIFGGSEDDRGFSLIKSPNSNDLIVLGVSNSLDYDLDKKNIGGADLVLVKTDNNLNKKILKTYGGSNNEIGLINSLGSLKQVIPSISLSIAPNGGLILGGTTESNDLIFEGLTFGKKDIFLIKTDEDGNLN